The sequence TCTATCCTCAGATCATAAACCATGTGATACATTTGATTATGCAAAAGGTGTGGAAGTGCATTGGTTCTCCGGTCCTCATCCGGCAGGAAATGTGGGCATTCAAATACATCATATAGATCCTATTAATAAAGGAGATACAATTTGGTATATCAATCCGCAGGATGTTGCCAATCTTGGAAAATTATTTACTGAAGGTATATATCAACCGGAGCGCACGGTTGCTTATGCAGGGCCTGAATTAATTCATACTGGTTATATTAAAACTTTACAAGGCGCAAATATTTCTGAAATCATAAAAAATAATCTGAAGAATACACATGTGCGATATATTTCTGGTAATGTATTAACAGGCAAAAAGATTGAAGCAAACGGCCATCTTGGTTATTACGATCATTTGCTAACAGTTATTGAAGAAGGAGACCAGCCGGAATTATTCGGATGGTTAATACCCGCCTATCCACGTCCTACAAAATCAAGTGCATTTTTGGCTTATATGAATGAAGCCCCTTCGGGTTTTCGGGTAAATACCGGAATGCATGGTGAAGAACGGGCATACGTAGTTACCGGTCAATATGAATCTGTTTTACCAATGGATATTTATCCGGTGAATCTGGTTAAAGCAATTATGGCAAGAGACTTTGACCTGATGGAAGGTTTGGGTATTTATGAGGTGAGTGAAGAAGATTTTGCTCTATGCGAATTCGTTTGCACATCTAAAGTTGAAGTACAAGAAATTATTCGTGAAGGACTGGATTATGTCCGTTCACAAAATTGATAAATC is a genomic window of Bacteroidota bacterium containing:
- a CDS encoding Na(+)-translocating NADH-quinone reductase subunit A; this translates as MTKVIKLTRGFDIKIEGVPAKKNNSTFTSKTFSIKPIDFHGLAPIPKLLVAEGDEVMAGDQLFFDKQNDNIFYTAPVSGEVIEIRRGEKRAITEIIILADQVVKYRQWGKADVNSISNTEIIDRMLDSGAWHFLKQRPYDVAANPKDEPKAIFISGFDSAPLAPDYNFIMAGKQFDFQNGIKILSKLTKGKIHLSLSSDHKPCDTFDYAKGVEVHWFSGPHPAGNVGIQIHHIDPINKGDTIWYINPQDVANLGKLFTEGIYQPERTVAYAGPELIHTGYIKTLQGANISEIIKNNLKNTHVRYISGNVLTGKKIEANGHLGYYDHLLTVIEEGDQPELFGWLIPAYPRPTKSSAFLAYMNEAPSGFRVNTGMHGEERAYVVTGQYESVLPMDIYPVNLVKAIMARDFDLMEGLGIYEVSEEDFALCEFVCTSKVEVQEIIREGLDYVRSQN